From one Polynucleobacter sp. UK-FUSCHL-C3 genomic stretch:
- a CDS encoding ATP-binding cassette domain-containing protein — protein sequence MPNQLSARKDFGIELSDVTAYHPAATAQAPPAIQGLSLSIEPGEHVAVIGPSGSGKTSLLLVIAAALKVKSGKVLLNHQSVWELATRKLQELRGNLFFAPQTPPLPPRQRVITALLAAKLPRQSFFVSLTSLIYPRDSKEASEALAQFDLADKLWQRVDRLSGGERQRVGLARALLSPAKIWLIDEPLSALDPTRARQAMDSLITHAKDHGITLITSLHQVDVATSKFPRVIGLRDGKLVFDLPSSEVSKELLADLYRQHEHELYQNAPVLPDSPPEPAPVKIIHCR from the coding sequence GTGCCAAACCAACTCTCTGCTCGTAAGGACTTTGGCATCGAGCTTAGCGACGTCACTGCTTATCATCCTGCAGCGACTGCGCAAGCTCCCCCAGCGATTCAGGGGCTTAGTTTATCTATAGAGCCAGGCGAGCATGTAGCAGTCATCGGCCCATCTGGATCAGGCAAAACAAGCCTTTTATTAGTTATTGCCGCCGCTTTAAAAGTAAAGTCTGGAAAGGTCTTACTGAACCATCAGTCTGTTTGGGAGCTAGCTACTCGTAAACTACAAGAGCTACGAGGCAATCTTTTTTTTGCACCGCAAACCCCGCCATTACCTCCAAGACAACGCGTTATTACTGCCTTACTTGCAGCCAAATTACCAAGACAATCTTTCTTCGTAAGCCTAACTAGTCTGATCTATCCCAGGGATAGTAAAGAAGCTAGTGAGGCTCTTGCGCAATTTGACCTTGCCGATAAGCTTTGGCAACGGGTAGACCGACTCTCTGGCGGAGAGCGCCAACGGGTTGGCTTGGCGCGTGCCTTACTGTCTCCCGCAAAGATCTGGTTAATTGATGAGCCGCTCTCAGCCTTAGATCCAACCCGAGCACGACAGGCGATGGATAGTTTGATTACACATGCCAAAGATCATGGGATTACATTAATTACGAGCTTGCATCAGGTGGATGTAGCAACCAGCAAATTTCCTCGTGTCATCGGTTTGCGTGATGGGAAATTAGTCTTTGATCTGCCTAGCAGTGAGGTCAGTAAGGAACTATTGGCAGATCTGTATAGACAACACGAACACGAGCTGTACCAAAATGCGCCGGTCTTACCAGATAGCCCGCCTGAGCCAGCCCCAGTTAAGATTATTCATTGTCGGTGA
- a CDS encoding putative selenate ABC transporter substrate-binding protein has protein sequence MSHYLKAILCFLLFSTSISLSAQTVLRVTTIPEEAATEQIRKFGPLTKYLERTVGMKVDFVPVNDYPAAVEALVNKQVELVWFGGFTYVQAQIRSGGKIIPIAQREEDTSFRSVFITQTNSGIKRLTDLKGKQVSFGSQSSTSGHLMPRSFLLEAGIDPDKDFKRVAYSGAHDATIAAVVSGRVDAAALDITVWRKFVSENKVDTTKVDVFYTTPPYFNYNWSVHADMPAPLREKITAALLNLNMNNPEGKEILTLNRATKYIPTKPENYKGLENAGRSAGLIR, from the coding sequence ATGTCACATTATTTAAAAGCCATTCTTTGCTTTTTACTATTTAGTACTTCAATTAGCCTTAGCGCGCAAACTGTATTACGCGTGACAACGATCCCTGAAGAGGCGGCAACCGAGCAAATCCGCAAATTTGGCCCCTTGACTAAGTATTTAGAACGTACAGTAGGAATGAAGGTCGATTTTGTACCTGTTAATGACTATCCTGCTGCCGTAGAAGCGCTTGTTAATAAGCAAGTAGAGTTGGTATGGTTCGGTGGCTTCACATATGTTCAGGCTCAAATCCGCTCAGGCGGAAAGATCATTCCAATTGCACAGCGTGAAGAAGATACTAGCTTTCGTTCAGTGTTCATCACCCAAACAAATTCTGGGATTAAACGCCTTACTGATTTAAAAGGAAAGCAAGTAAGCTTTGGTTCCCAATCAAGTACCTCTGGTCATTTAATGCCACGCTCATTTTTGTTAGAGGCTGGAATCGATCCGGACAAAGACTTTAAACGGGTGGCCTATTCGGGAGCACACGACGCAACTATTGCAGCGGTTGTAAGCGGTCGAGTGGATGCGGCAGCACTTGATATAACGGTATGGCGTAAATTTGTTTCAGAAAATAAGGTTGACACCACCAAGGTCGATGTATTTTATACAACGCCCCCTTACTTTAATTACAACTGGTCAGTACACGCAGATATGCCCGCTCCTCTGCGCGAGAAAATCACAGCAGCGCTTCTCAACCTCAATATGAACAATCCAGAGGGTAAAGAAATCTTGACCCTCAATCGGGCTACGAAATACATCCCCACAAAACCCGAAAACTATAAAGGTTTGGAGAACGCAGGACGTAGTGCTGGCTTGATTCGTTAA
- a CDS encoding ABC transporter ATP-binding protein, with protein sequence MILLQAEGISRRVSADRWLFRDLNIALAAGEQLALQGASGVGKSTLLNLLAGLDQPDEGRLLFEGKDFKTMGANEQLYLRRTAFGFVFQAFHLMPHLNALQNVMVPCLIAGVPLDQAKNRAQVLLSELGLAATYEQFPAVLSGGEQQRIALARALVHRPKVVLADEPTGNLDPVTANLALELLCRTCREHNAALVMVTHSEKAAERLDRRLFLTN encoded by the coding sequence ATGATCTTACTTCAAGCTGAGGGGATCTCTCGTCGAGTCTCAGCCGATCGCTGGCTGTTTCGAGACCTCAATATCGCCCTTGCTGCTGGCGAGCAACTTGCGCTTCAGGGTGCCTCTGGGGTGGGTAAGTCGACGCTGCTAAATCTCTTAGCGGGGCTAGATCAACCCGACGAGGGTCGGTTGTTATTTGAGGGTAAAGATTTCAAAACAATGGGGGCAAATGAGCAACTCTATCTTCGCCGTACTGCCTTCGGTTTCGTTTTTCAGGCTTTCCATTTAATGCCACATCTCAATGCTCTACAAAATGTAATGGTGCCCTGTTTGATCGCTGGGGTGCCCCTTGACCAAGCAAAAAATCGTGCACAGGTACTTTTAAGCGAACTGGGTCTGGCTGCTACGTATGAACAATTTCCAGCCGTTTTATCTGGGGGCGAACAACAACGAATAGCCCTTGCACGAGCTTTGGTCCATCGCCCTAAAGTTGTTCTGGCGGACGAACCAACGGGTAACCTAGACCCAGTAACTGCTAATCTCGCCTTAGAGCTTTTGTGTCGTACTTGTCGTGAGCATAATGCCGCCTTAGTAATGGTGACTCATTCAGAAAAAGCAGCTGAGCGCTTAGATCGGCGTTTGTTTTTAACAAACTAA
- a CDS encoding FtsX-like permease family protein, with product MLFYWLLSSAFRAQPGRWLIAALAVALGIALAVAIHTVNRSALSEFSRALDLVNGQASAQIIMPTGEFSDQLYDQIVTYQTELGIRAISPVLERNTAQIRVLGIDIFQAGRVSPSLMPFVSENQQQQLFSEDAIFLSAAAMQKLQLSVGDLITLDYEGKAVRFKVAGTVPGAIGQAIAVMDLGTLQWRLGGLGKISRIDVQLQDGKGVEEVANALQKLNLGVRLISSQERDRRVSNLSRAYRVNLNVLALVALFTGAFLVFTTISFSVLRQQSQLALLSILGASSQWIFSLVLAQAAGISALGGLFGIGLGLTVAFVLLNVLGGDLGGGYFSGTVPPIEIDPLALFGFWILAIAVGLLAAYFPAKAATSRRPTEQLRAGSAERVLRPVMHHRIAIILSLASFVLAFMPAINELPLAAYASIACLLFAGLALIPWLVQYCFLSLVNSLSRWQKQPSSLIFAIWRLAHAPANAAGLIAGVVAALALTVAMVVMVASFRDSMTQWLDQVLPADLYANFKQLNLGDEFLKNPNYLASLEKVPGIERYELNVQRKVLFQSDRPEVTLIARPIQQGREAQTLPLIGPIYPLSALSDQSSLPMVYVSEAMVDFYDWRPGTIQTLPAFNERHGSQKVWVAGIFRDYGRQHGALVIDLGIYQLMSGDQQYSGIAIWLVNQADPAAVLNTLRTAIPQFRDQEFMNRSDLRALSLRIFDRSFALTYALEIAALLVALFAVATGFAGQALLRQKEYALVYYLGQSTTQRMAWISTESGLLLGLAVIWGTLLGLLMSQILIHRINPQSFHWTMDTSVPYFALIVLMLALISSGIAAALLASKHNLNPANLITALREEW from the coding sequence ATGCTGTTTTATTGGTTACTATCATCTGCCTTTAGGGCACAGCCAGGCCGCTGGTTGATAGCGGCACTTGCCGTTGCTTTGGGTATTGCACTGGCAGTCGCCATTCATACAGTCAATCGCTCGGCTCTCAGTGAATTTAGCCGCGCCTTAGATTTAGTCAATGGTCAGGCTTCGGCCCAAATCATCATGCCTACCGGCGAATTCTCGGACCAGCTATATGACCAAATTGTTACATATCAAACCGAGCTTGGAATCCGCGCAATCAGTCCAGTTTTAGAACGCAATACTGCACAAATTCGTGTACTCGGAATTGATATTTTTCAAGCGGGTCGTGTATCACCTTCTTTGATGCCGTTTGTTTCTGAAAATCAACAGCAACAACTCTTTTCAGAGGACGCCATCTTTTTATCGGCTGCCGCAATGCAAAAGTTACAACTATCAGTTGGCGACCTCATTACGCTCGATTACGAAGGCAAGGCTGTTCGATTCAAGGTTGCTGGTACTGTGCCGGGTGCAATTGGCCAAGCGATTGCTGTGATGGACTTGGGGACGCTTCAGTGGCGTTTAGGAGGGCTTGGTAAGATTAGTCGCATCGATGTACAGCTTCAAGATGGTAAGGGGGTCGAGGAAGTAGCTAATGCTCTCCAGAAATTAAATCTTGGCGTACGGTTAATCAGCTCTCAAGAGCGTGATCGGCGCGTTTCAAATTTATCGCGCGCATACCGTGTTAACTTAAATGTCTTAGCGCTAGTTGCCCTCTTTACCGGTGCATTTTTGGTCTTTACGACCATTAGCTTTTCCGTATTACGACAACAATCCCAACTGGCACTTCTCAGTATCTTAGGCGCAAGCTCTCAGTGGATATTTTCTCTAGTTCTTGCGCAGGCTGCAGGTATTTCTGCTTTGGGAGGTTTATTCGGTATTGGCTTGGGGCTTACTGTCGCATTTGTCTTACTTAATGTTTTAGGCGGTGATTTAGGAGGAGGTTATTTCTCTGGCACAGTACCGCCCATTGAGATTGATCCCTTAGCTCTTTTTGGCTTTTGGATTCTTGCCATTGCAGTTGGTTTATTAGCTGCTTACTTTCCAGCAAAAGCTGCAACATCAAGACGGCCTACTGAACAATTGAGAGCGGGCTCTGCTGAACGCGTATTGCGACCTGTTATGCATCATCGCATTGCTATTATCTTGAGCCTCGCTAGCTTCGTTCTAGCATTTATGCCTGCTATTAATGAACTTCCCCTAGCTGCATATGCTTCGATTGCATGTTTATTATTTGCGGGCTTAGCGCTTATTCCATGGTTAGTTCAGTATTGTTTTTTAAGTCTCGTAAATAGTTTATCTCGTTGGCAAAAGCAACCATCGTCCCTCATATTTGCAATCTGGCGCTTGGCGCACGCTCCGGCTAACGCTGCAGGACTAATTGCGGGTGTTGTTGCTGCTCTCGCGCTTACCGTAGCCATGGTGGTGATGGTTGCTAGTTTTCGAGATTCGATGACCCAGTGGCTTGACCAAGTATTGCCAGCAGATTTATATGCAAACTTTAAACAGCTAAATTTAGGCGATGAGTTTCTGAAGAACCCTAATTATTTAGCTAGCCTTGAGAAGGTTCCGGGTATTGAACGGTATGAACTAAACGTACAACGTAAGGTCCTTTTTCAATCTGATCGGCCTGAAGTAACCTTAATCGCTAGACCAATCCAGCAGGGTCGAGAAGCGCAAACGCTTCCTTTAATTGGACCGATCTACCCACTAAGTGCTTTATCTGATCAGTCATCCTTACCGATGGTCTATGTCTCTGAAGCAATGGTTGATTTTTATGACTGGCGTCCCGGTACGATTCAGACACTGCCGGCATTTAATGAACGGCATGGCTCCCAAAAAGTATGGGTTGCAGGGATTTTTCGAGACTATGGTCGACAGCATGGTGCGCTGGTTATCGATCTTGGCATATACCAATTGATGAGCGGTGATCAACAGTATTCAGGTATCGCCATTTGGTTGGTCAATCAAGCCGATCCGGCCGCAGTTCTTAATACGCTTCGAACTGCCATTCCACAGTTTCGCGATCAAGAGTTTATGAATCGCAGTGACCTTCGGGCCCTATCGTTAAGAATCTTTGATCGAAGTTTTGCCCTAACATATGCTCTGGAGATTGCCGCCCTTCTTGTGGCACTTTTTGCAGTAGCGACAGGATTTGCAGGTCAAGCCCTACTTCGTCAGAAAGAATATGCCCTGGTGTACTACCTCGGTCAATCAACTACTCAGCGAATGGCCTGGATTAGTACAGAATCAGGCCTATTGTTAGGCTTAGCTGTTATTTGGGGAACTCTATTGGGTTTATTAATGAGCCAGATATTAATCCATCGCATCAACCCACAATCCTTTCATTGGACGATGGATACAAGCGTACCGTACTTTGCTTTGATTGTTCTTATGCTCGCTTTAATTAGCTCAGGTATTGCAGCAGCCTTATTGGCTTCAAAGCATAATTTAAACCCAGCAAATTTAATAACTGCATTACGAGAGGAATGGTAA
- a CDS encoding lipocalin-like domain-containing protein encodes MHHRKRRYFMQALAISCALPVSQWANSSVAYPPVRPRKLIFPRDHGAHPEFRTEWWYLTGWLGSGENAIGFQITFFRSRTQHSPDNPSRFAPTQLLFAHAALAIPEERKLRHADVAGRVGTAGAVFDTADTKLRLANWTMERTINDRYQFDIPADTFTIRLEATPSQTPVLRGNQGFSAKGPSPDLASYYYSRPQLNVTAQIEIKDKSSKGKQASLLKRSGIGWFDHEWSSSLLMPGAVGWDWIGINLLNGGSIMAFRIRDQAGKALFSEWDRRDQTGRVLERHSNAIWEAVDQWSSPRSLANYPKGFLIRVGNQEFRLQTLMQDQEVDARASTGGFYYEGAVEMSQNQVVIGRGYLELTGYSQAVTL; translated from the coding sequence ATGCACCATCGTAAACGTCGTTATTTTATGCAGGCATTAGCAATATCTTGTGCTCTACCTGTTTCTCAATGGGCAAATTCTTCAGTGGCCTATCCACCGGTTCGTCCAAGAAAATTAATATTCCCACGAGATCACGGTGCACACCCAGAATTTAGAACCGAATGGTGGTATCTCACTGGTTGGCTTGGCTCAGGTGAAAATGCTATAGGTTTTCAGATTACCTTCTTTCGTAGTCGAACCCAACATTCACCGGATAACCCAAGTCGTTTTGCGCCTACCCAGCTCCTATTTGCGCATGCTGCCTTGGCCATTCCGGAAGAAAGAAAATTACGCCATGCGGATGTCGCAGGACGAGTTGGCACTGCGGGTGCTGTATTTGACACTGCTGATACAAAATTACGATTAGCTAATTGGACAATGGAGAGGACTATAAATGATCGCTATCAATTTGATATTCCAGCAGATACATTCACGATACGTTTAGAAGCTACTCCTTCACAAACGCCTGTTTTAAGAGGCAATCAAGGTTTTTCTGCCAAAGGCCCTAGCCCTGATCTCGCTAGTTATTACTACAGCCGTCCTCAGCTGAATGTAACAGCACAAATTGAGATTAAAGACAAATCATCAAAAGGCAAGCAGGCCTCTCTTCTTAAACGTTCTGGGATTGGCTGGTTTGATCACGAATGGTCGAGTAGCTTACTAATGCCAGGTGCAGTTGGATGGGATTGGATTGGGATAAATCTTCTTAATGGAGGAAGCATCATGGCCTTTCGGATACGAGATCAGGCAGGCAAGGCTTTGTTCAGTGAGTGGGATCGACGTGATCAAACTGGTCGGGTTCTGGAACGTCACTCAAATGCTATTTGGGAGGCGGTGGACCAATGGAGTTCGCCACGATCCCTTGCAAACTACCCAAAAGGCTTTTTAATTCGGGTGGGTAATCAAGAGTTTCGATTACAAACCCTTATGCAAGATCAGGAGGTAGATGCTCGCGCTAGCACGGGTGGGTTTTACTATGAGGGGGCAGTTGAAATGAGTCAGAACCAAGTTGTTATTGGCCGAGGCTATCTAGAATTAACTGGGTATAGTCAGGCAGTCACATTGTGA